The following coding sequences lie in one Saimiri boliviensis isolate mSaiBol1 chromosome 6, mSaiBol1.pri, whole genome shotgun sequence genomic window:
- the TREH gene encoding trehalase isoform X1: MPGRTWELCLLLLLELGLRSQEALPPPCESEIYCHGELLHQVQMAKLYQDDKEFVDMPLSVAPEQVLQTFTELSRGHNHSIPREQLQAFVQEHFQAKGQELQPWTPVDWKDSPRFLQKISDGKLRAWAGQLHQLWKKLGKKMKPEVLSHPERFSLIYSDHPFIVPGGRFVEFYYWDSYWVMEGLLLSEMAETVKGMLQNFLDLVKTYGHVPNGGRVYYLQRSQPPLLTLMMDRYLTHTNDTAFLQENIETLALELDFWIKNRTVSVSVGGKNYLLNRYYVPYGGPRPESYSKDAELANTLPEGDREALWAELKAGAESGWDFSSRWLIGGPNPNSLSSIRTSKLVPVDLNAFLCQAEELMSNFYSRLGWKAMMRSRLTATSTSQIQAILLLSLSGNESQAMKYRTLREQRLAALNAVLWDEKAGAWFDYDLENKKKNGEFYPSNLTPLWAGCFSDPGVADKALKYLEDSQILTYQYGIPTSLQKTGQQWDFPNAWAPLQDLVIRGLAKAALPRAQEVAFQLAQNWIRTNFDVYSQKSAMYEKYNISNGGQPGGGGEYEVQEGFGWTNGVVLMLLDRYGDRLTSGAQLAFLEPHCLAAALLPSLLLSLLPQ; encoded by the exons CGAGATTTACTGCCACGGGGAGCTCCTGCACCAAGTTCAAATGGCCAAGCTCTACCAGGATGACAAGGAGTTCGTGGACATGCCACTGTCTGTAGCTCCAG AACAAGTCCTGCAGACCTTCACTGAGCTGTCCAGGGGCCACAATCACAGCATCCCCAGGGAGCAGCTGCAGGCGTTTGTCCAAGAACACTTCCAGGCCAAGGGGCAGGAGCTGCAGCCCTGGACCCCTGTAGACTGGAAAGACAG CCCCCGGTTTCTGCAGAAGATTTCAGACGGCAAACTTCGTGCCTGGGCGGGGCAGCTGCACCAGCTCTGGAAGAAGCTGGGGAAGAAG ATGAAGCCGGAGGTTCTCAGCCACCCTGAGCGATTCTCTCTCATCTACTCAGACCATCCCTTCATTGTGCCTGGTGGTCGCTTTGTTGAGTTCTACTACTG GGACTCCTACTGGGTCATGGAGGGTCTGCTCCTGTCAGAGATGGCTGAGACGGTGAAGGGCATGCTGCAGAACTTCCTGGACCTGGTGAAAAC CTACGGGCATGTCCCCAATGGCGGGCGCGTGTACTACCTGCAGCGGAGCCAGCCCCCACTCTTGACCCTCATGATGGATCGCTACCTGACTCACACCAATGACACCGCCTTCCTACA GGAGAACATTGAGACGCTAGCCTTGGAATTGGACTTTTGGATCAAGAACAGGACTGTCTCTGTGAGCGTGGGAGGAAAAAACTACCTCCTGAATCGCTATTATGTCCCTTACGGGGGACCCAG GCCGGAGTCCTACAGCAAAGACGCAGAGTTGGCCAACACCTTGCCGGAAG GAGACCGGGAGGCTCTATGGGCTGAGCTCAAGGCTGGGGCTGAGTCTGGCTGGGACTTCTCTTCACGCTGGCTCATCGGAGGCCCAAATCCCAACTCGCTTAGCAGCATCCGAACCAGCAAACTTGTGCCCGTTGACCTGAATGCCTTCCTATGTCAAGCAGAAGAGCTGATGAGCAACTtttactccaggctgg gctggaaggcaatgatgcgatctcggctcaccgcaacctccacctcccagattcaagcgattctcctgcttagcctctcag GGAACGAATCCCAGGCCATGAAGTACAGAACGCTGCGGGAGCAACGCTTGGCCGCCCTGAACGCAGTCCTGTGGGATGAGAAGGCAGGTGCCTGGTTCGACTACGACCTTGAGAACAAGAAGAAGAACGGGGAGTTTTACCCATCCAACCTCACTCCACTCTGGGCCGGGTGTTTCTCTGACCCTGGCGTGGCGGACAAGGCTCTGAAATACCTggag GACAGCCAGATCCTGACTTACCAGTATGGAATCCCAACCTCTCTCCAGAAGACAGGCCAGCAGTGGGACTTCCCCAATGCCTGGGCCCCCCTGCAGGACCTGGTCATCAGAG GCCTGGCCAAGGCAGCTTTACCTCGGGCCCAGGAAGTGGCTTTCCAGCTGGCTCAGAATTGGATCCGAACCAACTTTGATGTCTACTCGCAAAAGTCAGCCATGTATGAGAAG TATAACATCAGCAACGGTGGACAGCCCGGTGGGGGAGGGGAGTATGAAGTTCAG GAGGGCTTTGGCTGGACCAATGGCGTGGTCCTGATGCTGCTGGACCGCTATGGTGACCGGCTGACCTCAGGGGCCCAGCTGGCTTTCCTGGAGCCCCACTGCCTGGCAGCCGCCCTTTTACCCagcctcctgctcagcctcctgccaCAGTGA
- the TREH gene encoding trehalase isoform X2: protein MPGRTWELCLLLLLELGLRSQEALPPPCESEIYCHGELLHQVQMAKLYQDDKEFVDMPLSVAPEQVLQTFTELSRGHNHSIPREQLQAFVQEHFQAKGQELQPWTPVDWKDSPRFLQKISDGKLRAWAGQLHQLWKKLGKKMKPEVLSHPERFSLIYSDHPFIVPGGRFVEFYYWDSYWVMEGLLLSEMAETVKGMLQNFLDLVKTYGHVPNGGRVYYLQRSQPPLLTLMMDRYLTHTNDTAFLQENIETLALELDFWIKNRTVSVSVGGKNYLLNRYYVPYGGPRPESYSKDAELANTLPEGDREALWAELKAGAESGWDFSSRWLIGGPNPNSLSSIRTSKLVPVDLNAFLCQAEELMSNFYSRLGNESQAMKYRTLREQRLAALNAVLWDEKAGAWFDYDLENKKKNGEFYPSNLTPLWAGCFSDPGVADKALKYLEDSQILTYQYGIPTSLQKTGQQWDFPNAWAPLQDLVIRGLAKAALPRAQEVAFQLAQNWIRTNFDVYSQKSAMYEKYNISNGGQPGGGGEYEVQEGFGWTNGVVLMLLDRYGDRLTSGAQLAFLEPHCLAAALLPSLLLSLLPQ, encoded by the exons CGAGATTTACTGCCACGGGGAGCTCCTGCACCAAGTTCAAATGGCCAAGCTCTACCAGGATGACAAGGAGTTCGTGGACATGCCACTGTCTGTAGCTCCAG AACAAGTCCTGCAGACCTTCACTGAGCTGTCCAGGGGCCACAATCACAGCATCCCCAGGGAGCAGCTGCAGGCGTTTGTCCAAGAACACTTCCAGGCCAAGGGGCAGGAGCTGCAGCCCTGGACCCCTGTAGACTGGAAAGACAG CCCCCGGTTTCTGCAGAAGATTTCAGACGGCAAACTTCGTGCCTGGGCGGGGCAGCTGCACCAGCTCTGGAAGAAGCTGGGGAAGAAG ATGAAGCCGGAGGTTCTCAGCCACCCTGAGCGATTCTCTCTCATCTACTCAGACCATCCCTTCATTGTGCCTGGTGGTCGCTTTGTTGAGTTCTACTACTG GGACTCCTACTGGGTCATGGAGGGTCTGCTCCTGTCAGAGATGGCTGAGACGGTGAAGGGCATGCTGCAGAACTTCCTGGACCTGGTGAAAAC CTACGGGCATGTCCCCAATGGCGGGCGCGTGTACTACCTGCAGCGGAGCCAGCCCCCACTCTTGACCCTCATGATGGATCGCTACCTGACTCACACCAATGACACCGCCTTCCTACA GGAGAACATTGAGACGCTAGCCTTGGAATTGGACTTTTGGATCAAGAACAGGACTGTCTCTGTGAGCGTGGGAGGAAAAAACTACCTCCTGAATCGCTATTATGTCCCTTACGGGGGACCCAG GCCGGAGTCCTACAGCAAAGACGCAGAGTTGGCCAACACCTTGCCGGAAG GAGACCGGGAGGCTCTATGGGCTGAGCTCAAGGCTGGGGCTGAGTCTGGCTGGGACTTCTCTTCACGCTGGCTCATCGGAGGCCCAAATCCCAACTCGCTTAGCAGCATCCGAACCAGCAAACTTGTGCCCGTTGACCTGAATGCCTTCCTATGTCAAGCAGAAGAGCTGATGAGCAACTtttactccaggctgg GGAACGAATCCCAGGCCATGAAGTACAGAACGCTGCGGGAGCAACGCTTGGCCGCCCTGAACGCAGTCCTGTGGGATGAGAAGGCAGGTGCCTGGTTCGACTACGACCTTGAGAACAAGAAGAAGAACGGGGAGTTTTACCCATCCAACCTCACTCCACTCTGGGCCGGGTGTTTCTCTGACCCTGGCGTGGCGGACAAGGCTCTGAAATACCTggag GACAGCCAGATCCTGACTTACCAGTATGGAATCCCAACCTCTCTCCAGAAGACAGGCCAGCAGTGGGACTTCCCCAATGCCTGGGCCCCCCTGCAGGACCTGGTCATCAGAG GCCTGGCCAAGGCAGCTTTACCTCGGGCCCAGGAAGTGGCTTTCCAGCTGGCTCAGAATTGGATCCGAACCAACTTTGATGTCTACTCGCAAAAGTCAGCCATGTATGAGAAG TATAACATCAGCAACGGTGGACAGCCCGGTGGGGGAGGGGAGTATGAAGTTCAG GAGGGCTTTGGCTGGACCAATGGCGTGGTCCTGATGCTGCTGGACCGCTATGGTGACCGGCTGACCTCAGGGGCCCAGCTGGCTTTCCTGGAGCCCCACTGCCTGGCAGCCGCCCTTTTACCCagcctcctgctcagcctcctgccaCAGTGA